GAACCAGGTGGACCTCAGGGTCCGAGTGGCGGGGATACCGTTGCCCTTGTACAACCGCACCCGAACTGAAGCTAACGGGTGTGAAACCAGCCCATTGACCGGAGCTGCCCTCCGGCGTCGACACCAACCAGCGGTGGGCCACGCCACAGCCCGGGCCTGGCGGCGCGGCTGGGGGCATCGCTCGCGAAACGTCCCCCCACGCCAAACGCCGCCTGGAAACACCCCAGAACCCAACCGAAGTCAGGACCGGGTGACCGCCGCGCTACCTTGGGACGCTCGCGGCGATCCTCTCCATGGGAAGAAACAGCGTCGCGGGGGCGACTGCCGAGGCCACAAAGCCGAAACTCGTGTAGAAGCCCGCGGCATCGGCGCTGGCGGCGTGGACCAACAACGCGCGCACGCCAACCACCGTGGCCGCCCGCGCGCTGCGCGCCAGAGCGTCCCGGAGAAGCTGCGAACCCAAGCCCCGTCCCTGGTGTTCAACGTCAACGGCGAGGCGGCCCAGGAGTATGACCGGGATAGGGTCCGGCGAATTGCGCCGGAGTGCTCCCGGCGCCGTGCTCCTTGCCACGTTGGACGCCGACAAAGAGTAGAAGCCCACCACGCGCCCATGGGCGGTGGTGGCATAGGTGCGCGCGAAACCCGCCGCTTGATTCGAACGGGCGCGCGTCGCGAGCCATCTGTCCAAGCTGGGCTCGCCGCAGCGGAATCCGACCAGGTTGTCCTCGGGCGCCAACAGGCGCGGTTGCGTGTACGCCAATGTCTACTCAAAGAGCGAGGGCCGGGCGAACAACTCCGCCAGTTCCGGCACGGGCGCCGGGGGGGCTTCCAAAGCGGCGGTGAATTCGGCCCACGCGTCCGCCCCCACTTCGAACCGCGGTTGGTTGGAAAGCACCTCCTCGGCACGATCGGTGATCGCGGCGACGGAGAACTCGGTCAGCGTGTCGCCGCTCACTAGGGCTGCTCGCTCGATGGTCGACTTCTCACGCCCGGTCAACCGAAGCGCCAGACGCTGGTCCTTGGTGACGGTAGACATGGACCTATTGTACGCCGAAATGGGACACAGACGGCTGCCCGGTGTTTGCGGGCAGCCGACCGACCGGGTATTGAGCCGGGCGGTCAGAGGCACGCCGGAATCCGTGTAACAGTAAAGGGGTGGTGTTTGCGAGAAGGCGTGTGCTCGGTGTCCTGGTTGTCTTGGCTCTGACGGGGGGCGGCGCGGCCGCTTGCACCGGCGACGACGGGCCGCCGCCTCCCCCGGCCGTCGAGAAGCCCGCAGCCGAGTTGGCCGAGGCGCTGGCCAGCGGCGACTTCTCCCAGGCCGCGTTGCGGGGCGTCAGCGCCGCGCAGGCGGGCGAGGTCTGGGAGCGGGTGACCTCCGGGCTCAGTCCGCTCCAAGCCGACTACGAGGTGGTTTCAGCGCAGGTCGACCCGGCGCAGGAGGGCGAAGCCTCCCCGCCGCCGCCCACCGCGACCGCCCGGTTCCAGGCCTCGTGGCGAAGCCCCGGCCAGGAGGAGCCGGTCTGGCAATACGAGACCACGGCCAGGTTCGAACTGGTCGGCGACGCCTGGCAGGCCGACTGGGATCCCGCCCTGATCGAGGAGCACGTCGGCATGGGCGACCAGTTGGTGGCGAAGTTCACCAACGCGAAGCGCGGCGACATCGTAACCGCCGCCGGCGAACCCATTGTGACCGAGCGCCCCGTGGTCAACGTCGGCATCAACAAGCCGGACGCGACCGGGGACCTGGCCGCCCAGGCCCGCAAGCTCGCCGAGCGGTTGGGGGCGGACCCGGACGCCTACGCCGCCCGCGTGGAGGCGTCCGGCCCGCAGGCGTTCGTGTCCGCGTTGACGATCCGCGCCGAGGACCTCCCGGACTACGACCTCTCAGGCTTCGGGCCCGAGTTGTACCAGCAAGAGACCACCCTGCCGCTCGCCCCCACCCGCGAGTTCGCGCGCCAACTGCTGGGCACGGTGGGCGAGGCCACAGCCGAGGTGATCGAGAACAGCGACGGCCAGATCGCGGCCGGGGATCTGGTCGGTTTGAGCGGCCTGCAGCAGGCCTATGACCAGCACTTACGCGGTGAGCGCGGTCTGGAGATCACTTTGGCTGGGGAGGCCGAGGAGACCGTCTTGGCCAGCGTTCCGCCCACAGCCGGCGCGAACCTCGCGTTGACATTGGACCCGGCTTTGCAACAGGCCGCCGATGCCGCCTTGGCCGGCGTTGAGGGTGCCGCCGCCTTGGTCGCCGTCAAGCCCTCCACCGGCGAAGTCCTGGCCCTGGCCTCCGGCCCGGGCGGGGGCGGGTACTCCACCGCCAACTTGGGCCTCTACCCTCCCGGATCGACGTTCAAGGTGGTCACCACACTGGCCCTGCTGCGGGCCGGGGTCACGCCGGACACGCCGGTGGCGTGCCCGTCCACCGTCACCGTGGACGGCCGGGTCTTCGCCAACTACTCCGACTATCCGTCTTCCGCGACCGGCCAGATTCCGCTGCGAACCGCCGTGGCGCAGTCCTGCAACACGGCATTCATAGGCCAGGCCGGCACGGTCAGCCTTCAGTTATTGGCCGATGCCGCCCGCGACCTCGGCGTGACCGGCCCGTTCGCGCTCGGAGTCGACTCCCCCGCCGGGAGCGTGCCGTTGGACGGCGGCAAGACCGAGCAGGCGGCGGCGTTGATCGGCCAAGGCAAGGTCCAGGTCACGCCGTTGGCGATGGCGGTCGCGGCGGCCTCGATCGGCGCCGGCCACCGGGTCATCCCATCCCTGGTGGTGGACCCGCCGGTGACGAGCGCCGAGACGCCGGGCGGCGAGGGGATAAACGCGGCCGAGGCGGACGACATAGGCCAGATGATGCGGGGCGTGGTCACCGAAGGCAGCGGCAGTCTGCTCGCCTCGCTGGGCGGCGAAGTCCGCGCCAAGACCGGCACCGCCGAATTTGGGACCGGCACTCCCCCGCCCACGCACGCGTGGATGATCGCCATCGACGGCGATTTGGCGGTGGCCGTGTTCGTGGAGCAGGGCGCCTCCGGCGCCAAGACCGCCGGGCCGATCGTCAAGCAGTTCCTGACCGCCGCGCGTTAGCGGGCAGGCCCGATGTCCGGGCGGATCTTCAGAGCCCGGCCCGCCACCCGGGTTTTCGCCAGGTGGCGCATGGTGTCTCGGGAGATCGGCGCGCCGATCTCCACCAGGGAGAAGTTCTTGAACATCTCGATCCGGCCCAGATCAGCGCCATTGAGCGTGGTCTCGCCGGTGATCGCGCCCACAATGGCGCCAGGCGCGGCTCCATGGCCGTGGCCTACGCCGATCCAATAACGTTGCGCGTCGCGCCGCCCCTCGGGCCGACGGCTATATTCGCCGTCCCGGCCCCGGTCGGCGTCGCGCGAATCGCGCCCGCGCGCGCGGTCCCGCCCTCGCCCTTGGGCGCCGCGGTGCTGGTCACGGTCCCCACGGTCGCGTGAGCGCAACTGCGCCAAAGCCGTGTCGAGTTCGCGGTCGTCGGCGCTGGTGGCCGACACGGCGGCATCGTCCACCGACAACGCGGCCAGCGCGGCGGCCAAGGCGACGGGGTCCGCCCCGCCCTCCAGCGCCTCGGTGACCGCGCGGTGGGCGATCTCGAGGCGGCCGGCGGCGATCCGCTCGGGAACGCGGCTGAGCAGGGCGGCGTACTTGTGCTCCGCGACCTGCGCGGCGGTCGGAATGGGGTGCTCGGTGAGCGGGCCGCCGGCGATCCGCTCGATGGAGCGGAGGCGACCGCGTTCGGCGGGGGTGACGAAGGAGAAGGCGATCCCGGCGCGGCCGGCGCGGCCCGTGCGGCCAATCCGGTGGACGTAGCTTTCGCCCTCGCGCGGCAAATCGAAGTTCACCACCAGGCCGATCCGGTCCACGTCCAGGCCGCGGGCGGCCACGTCGGTGGCCACCAAAACGTCAAGAGCCCCGTTTCGGAGCCGTTCCACGATCCGCTCGCGTTCCCGCTGGGTGACGTCGCCGGAGATGCCGGCGGCGTTGATTCCCCGCTGAATCAGTTCCTGGCCGATCTCTTCCGCGTCGGCCCGGGTGCGCACGAACACGATCGCGGCGTCGGCCGCCGAGACCGCCAAAATCCTGGTCAGCGCCTCGACCTTGTGGCGGAAGGGCACCACCGCGTAGCGCTGGTCCACGCCCGCCGCGGCGGCCGGGCCGCTCGCGCCGAAGACTTGCAGGGGGTTGGAGAGGTGGCGTTCGGCCGTCGCCCGGATCGCGGGCGGCATGGTCGCGGAGAACAGCGCCGTCTGGCGCTCCTCCGGGGCCTGGGACAGGATCGTCTCAACCTCTTCGGCGAAGCCCATGCGGAGCATCTCGTCGCCCTCGTCTAGGACCAAGAAACGCAGGTCCTCAAGCGTGAAGGTGCCGCGTTCCAGGTGGTCTATCACGCGTCCGGGCGTCCCCACCACGATGTGCGCCCCGGCCTCCAGAGCCCGCTTTTGCGGTGGATAGGGGGCGCCGCCGTAGACTGCGGCGACGCGCACGCCCCGGCTGGTTTGCGCCAAGTCCTCGATGGCGCCCGCGACTTGCAGGGCCAACTCCCGCGTGGGGGCCAGCACCAGCGCCTGGGTCCGGCTGAGCGAGCGGTCAATCCCGTCCAGCAGCGGCAGCCCGAAGGCGGCCGTCTTGCCCGTCCCCGTCTGGGCCACCCCCACAATGTCGCGGCCCGCCAGCAACGGGGGAATCGCGGCGGTCTGGATCTCGGTGGGCTCGTCAAAGCCCAGGCGCCGTGTCACGTCGAGAAGATGCGGCGGCAGGCCGAGGCCGGCGAAGCCGCCGGCCTCCAAACGGTCCAGCGCGGGCGCAGGGCGATCAAAAGTCATCGTCATTGGGTTGGTTCACACCATTTCACTGTTCGAGGAGCACGGTCCCGCCGCCAGGTTGGCGACGGCCCCGAGCGACCCGAACACTTGAGTGAAGCCGACCGCCTGGCCGGCACGCTCGAAAATCCAAGGGATCGCGAAGGCTCCTAAAAGACCTAAGGACTATACCCCATGGTCAAGGGCGGGCGCATGCGCAGGCGGACCCAAAGCCGGCAATCGGGTGAGAGGCCGGCCTTCGAAGTGGCCGGCTATGAAGGCCAGCACCCGTGGCCACACGTCCGCGCGGGCGCGGGCGATCGCGGTGGGCTCGCCTCCCAGGTGCACCGCGTGCCCAGACGTTTGCGCGTCATTGTGGATCACGCCGGTCGCGGGGCCGTTGGCCGGGCCAAGGGAGTGGCCTGCCCGTTCGTAGGACCAGTGCCACACCGGATGGCCAAAATCTTTGCGCCTGAACCGGTCAACCGCCCAATCGGCGTAGAACGCGGACGGCCACAAGGCGTCATCCCGCCCCGAGACCAACGCCACCGGGCCGGCGGTCTTTTCGACCGCGATCTCGGCCGCGGCATCCTGGTCGTTCCCAAAAGCCTTGGCCGCTCCGGCCAATCCCACCAACGACAAGACCGGAACTCCGTCCCGGTGCGGCGCGCCCTCGCGTCTGGCGGCGTCCTCGGGGGCGGCGGGGCGGGCCCGGCTCGGCAGCGGTTCGCCCCGCCATGTCCAGGCCGGCTTCGGTTCCAAACCACTCCCGACCTTCGCGAAACCGCCGTTGACATAGTTCGACGGCACCCAGGAGACCACCGCGGTGACGGTCTCGGGGAACCAGGCGCCAAGTAGCAAGGACAGTTCGCCGCCCCGTGAGGGCCCGGATGCGATCAGCTTGGACGTGTCGAGTCGCGGATGAGCCGCCGCCCAGGCGAAGGCTTTGCCAAAGTACTCGAGGGGGATTTCCTCCAGCGTCTCCGGCAACAGGTCGCCGAATCGGAAGTAGCCAAGGGCCAGCGCGGCGAAGCCATGCGAGGCGTAGAGGGCCGCTTGCGGCTCCGGCACGCCTCCGTCCGATCCGGGCACCACCACGATCAGGTGATGCGGCCCGACCCCCGGCGGCAGGAACAGCGTTCCCACCAAGCCGTCGTCGCGGACCTCTTCCCGAATGACGCCCGCCGCCACCGGCTCACGCGTCACCGCGGCAGCGGCCACCTCCTGGCCGTCAACCAGGGCGCGGAAGTGGATCTCGTAGGCTCTGAGGTCGTTCTCTATGAAGCGGGCCGACCGTTGACGGCTGGGCGAGCCGGGTGCCAACGCCAACGACCAAACCAGGCCGTTCGGGTCTGCGACCAGATAGCTCCCCTCAATCGGAACGGCTTGCGCTAGGTCGATCTTGCCCGTGTCGTCGGCCAGGAAATACGCCCCCGACTCCCATCTCGACCCGTCGACCGCGTCAACCCGCGCTTCGATGAGGACCAGGGCCCGCGGGTCTAGGCCGGTGATTGTGATTTGGGTGTCGGAGTCGATCAGCGCCCGCTCAGGATTTGCCGTCAAGTGTGCCGCCATCGTCATTGTTCCTTCCAAGTGTCGTAGAACGAGTCGGTGTAGCCGACGGCGTCAAACTTCCAGCCGTGGACCTCGGGGATTGCCCCCACAATCTTGCGCGGAACGTAGATCGGCACCGCGTACGCTTCTTCGGCGATCACCGCCTGTGCCTGACGCGACGCCTCGACCCGAGCCGCCGAGTCGGCCGAGGTGCGGATGACCTCGTAAAGCTCGTCGATTTTGGCGTCAGAGACCAAACCGTAGTTGATCCCGTCGGCCAGTTTGCGGGCGTCGGAGCGTGACGCGAGGATCCCGATCCCCGTGCCCGGGTCGGCGAAGCCGCGGGAGGCGTCCGCCAGGTTGTGCTCGTTTTTCGCGAGGGCGGCAGAATGCGCCGCCGTGTCGAACGGGTGGCGTTCGACCTCCCAGCCGACCTGGTTCAAAGCCGCCGCGATGGCTTCGCCAAGCACGTCCCGCTGATCCGTTTGCGCGTACAGCGAGTTCACGTACCAGTCGATGTGAAGGCGCTGGCCGTCCTTGGTGTAGTAGCCGTCCGCGTCCTTGTCCGCATAGCCCGCCTCTTCCAGCAGGTCGCCCGCTTGGTCCGGGTCGTAGGACCAGGACTTCTCCAGCGCCTCGTTGTAACTGCCCTCCGGCGGGGTGGGCGGCGTCACAGTGGACCAGGCAGGGATGTATTCGCCGCCGTAGACGCTGTTCAACAGGGTCTGGACGTCGATCGAGGACCGGAACGCTTCCCTGACCCGGCGGTCGTCGAACGGCGGGATATTCGGATTCAGCGCCAGGTACCAGGGGGTACCCGCGTTGTCCTTACGCAGAATCTGGTTCCCAGCCCCCTCGACTTCCGGAATATTCAGCGGCGGCACCTGGTCGATCGCGTCCGCCTGGCCCGAATTCAACGACCCGACACGGGACTGGGTGTCCGGGACAAAGCTGATCTCGACCCGGTCCAAGTAAGCCTTGCCTTGGTGCTCCCAGGTTTCAGGCGCCCAGTTGTAGTCTTCGAACCGTTCCAGCACAATCTTGGACCCCTTCTCATAGTCCGCCACTTTGAACGGCCCGGTGCCCACGGACAGCAGCGGGTTGGCGCCGATCTCTGCCGAATCGTGTTCGCTGAGCACCCGGCCGGAGTAGATCGGTATGTGCGGCGTGGACAGCTGATGCAGGAAGCCGCCGGTGGGTTCAGCGAGGGTGACCTCCAATGTGTGGTCGTCAATCACCTTGTTCTCCTTGATTGTGCCGGACAACGAAAGGTCTGGCTCGTTGGCGGCTCGGTCCAGATTCTGTTTCAGAACCGCCGCGTCGAAAGCCGTGCCGTCGTGAAAGGTGATGCCTTGTTTGAGCTTGAGGGTGTAAACCGTCGCGTCGTCGGAGACTTCCCACGATTCGGCCAACTGCGGTTTGTAGGAGCCGTCCTCAGCCTGCGCTATCACCGTGTCGAACACCGACGAGTTGATCGAGTTGACGTTGAGGCTGGGAACCCGGAAGGAGTCCCAGGTGGGCGGCTCGGTGTTGGCGAGGTAGACCAGCGTGCCGCCGTATTCGGGCTCGCCGCTTGCCACCTGCCCGCCGCCTCCAGTGGTTCCGGCGCCGGCGGAGGGGCTGGCCCCGTTGTCGGCGCACCCCGCCAACGCGGCCAAGGCAAGGGCCGCGCCCAGCGCGACGATTCGATGTCTCACAATTGTTTCCTTTCTTCGGTGGCCGCCGGACGTGACGAGTCAGCCCGTCGGCAGCCTGGGGACAGATTCGAGCAGGCTTTGGGTATAGGGGTGCTTCGGGTTGACCAAGACTTCGGCCACGTCGCCCCGCTCCACGACGCGACCCTCGGTCATCACCAGAACCTGGTCCGCGATGTGCGCCACCACGCCAAGGTCGTGTGAGATGAAAAGCAGCGCTATTCCGGTCGCGGCTTGCAGATCCCGCAGCAAGTCCAGCACCTGGGCTTGCACGGACACGTCGAGGGCGGACACCGGTTCGTCGCACACCAGGAGGTCCGGGAGCGTCGCGAGGGCACGGGCCAAAGCCACCCGCTGGCGCTGGCCGCCGGAGACGGCAAGCGGCGAGGCGTCCAGCAGTTCGGCGCCCAAGCCCACCTGTTCCAGCAAGCTGACAGATTGGTCGCGAAGTTCGGCCCGCGGCGCCCCGGCGGCCTTGAGCGCTTCGAACAACACCTGGCCCACTGTGTGCCTTGGGTCGAACGAACCGAGCGGGTCTTGCGAGATTGACTGGACGCGCCGCCGCAGAGGCCGTCGCCGCGCCTCCGCGACCCCCGACCACCGCTTGCCCAGAAATAGGACGGTCCCCGAATCCGGCTCCACATGTCCCAGCACCACTTGCGCCGCTGTTGTCTTCCCCGAACCGGAGTTGCCCACAATTCCGAGCGTTTGTCCGGCCCGAATCGAAAAGGACACGTCGTCCAACGCCCGGATCTCCCGCCCGCCCGGCAGCCGGTAGATCTTGCGCAAGTGCTCCGCGCGCACGATGCCGTCCGGCGCGGCCCGGTCCGGTCCGGCGGCGGACGGCCGTTTCGCCAGGCCCCGCAGCGCGGCGAAGTCCGCGACTGGCGAATCCGACAGCCGCTCCGAGCGGGTGTGAGCGGAAGGCACCGCCGCGATCAAACGCCGCGTGTACGGGTGGTCGGGTCGAGTCAGCACCTGGCGGGTTGGCCCCGCCTCCACCACCTCGCCGTCCTTCATGACCAGGATTCGGTCCGCGATCGCCGCCACGGCCGCCAGATCATGGCTGACCAGCAGAATCGCGGCGCCTGCGGCCTTGAGGTCGGCGAACAGGCGCAGTATCTGGGCCTGAACCACCACGTCGAGGGCGGTGGTCGCCTCGTCGGCGATCAACACTTGCGGACTTCCCGCCAGCGCGGAGGCGATCAGCGCCCGCTGCCGCAAGCCGCCGGAGAGCTGGTGCGGATACTGGCGAACACGCTCGTGGGGCTCGGGGACGCCGACTTTTCCGAGGAGCAACTCGGTGTGGAACCGACGCTCCCGGCGACCCAGTTTGGTGTGCACCTGGAGCCCCTCGCCGATCTCGGCGCCAATGGTGCGGAGCGGATCAAGCGACACCAGAGCGTCCTGAGAGATCAACCCGATCCCCTTGCCGCGCAGCTCCCGCCAATGCCGCTTGCCCGCCGCCAACAGATTGTGACCCCGAAAGCGCAGCTCCGTAGCGGTGACACGGGCGCCGGGGCCAGCCAGACCGAGCAAGGACCGCGCCGTCACCGATTTGCCGGCGCCGGACTCCCCGACCAACGCCAGGCATTCGCCGCCGGTCAGCGCGAAGGAGACACCGCGAGCCACCGGAGAACCCTCCCCGAACGCCACCTGGAGGTCTTTCACCTGAACAATGGGCCCGCGGTAGTACTCGCCGCCCGCCGCCATCAGCCCGGCCAGCTCAGGCAACGCGGACGCGAGAACTTCTTGGCCGCTCACAGCGCGCTCCTCTTGTTGACGAAACGCTGCTGGAGCCAGCGCCCGGTGACGGTCACCGCGATCACCGTGACAGTGATGAACAGTCCCGGCCAGATCCCCGCCCAAGGCGCCAGCGACAGGTACTGACGAGCTTGAGACAGCATCAAACCCCATTCCGGCGCGGGCGGCACGGCGCCCAACCCCAGGAAACTGAGCGCCGCCCCGAAGATGATCGCCGTCCCGACGTGAAGGACGCCCGCCACCAGCGCGGGCCCCAAAGAGTTGAGCGCGATGTGCCGCCACAGGACCTCGAACCGGGAAAGGCCCAACTCGCGGGCCGCCCGCACGAACGGCTCTTGGCGGACCCGCAGCACCTGCGAGCGCACCAACCGGGCAGAACCGGGAATTCCGCCAATCCCGACCGCGAGGATCACGCTGAGTTGCCCGGGGCCGGCGATGGCGATCGTGATCAGGGCCAACAGGACCTCCGGGAAAGCCATCAGGACATCCAGCGCCCGTGTCGCCGCCTGGGCGGCCGCTCCGCGCAGCGAGCCGGCCGCCACCCCTGCGGCAATCCCCCCGATCAGCGACAGCGCCGAGGCGCCAAAGCCCAACGACAACGAATATCGAGCGCCGCCAATCACCCTGGACAGCACGTCGCGGCCTAGCTGGTCGGTCCCGAACGGGTGGGACCAGCTGGGCGGCCGCAACGCGGCCGCCGGATCAGCCTGGAGCGGGTCGTAGGGCGCCAGCGCGTCTGGAATCAAAGCCGCCAGCACCAGGACCGCCAACACGCCGACCGCGATGAACACCGACGGCGGCGCCTTGGCGGTTCGGTTGTCGCGGGCCGGCGTCGTCCGCGAGGCGGCCCGGCCAAGGGTTCCGGTCATTCCGTCTACACCCCCCTCAGGCGCGGGTCGAGGACCGGGTAGAGCAGATCCACAGCGGTGTTGATCACCACAAAGACGCCCGCAATGACAATCACAAGCCCGGCCACCAGCGGAAGGTCGCGTTCCTGAACAGCCTGGACAAGGACGCGGCCAATCCCGGGGCGGGCGAACAGCGTCTCTAGCACAGCGGAGCCGGACAGCACCCCGGCCAGAATGGAACTGGACAAGGTCACCACGGCGAGGGAGCTGTGCCGCAACACGTGACGGGTCCGGATGGCCCAATCGCCGGCGCCGCGAGCTCGCGCGGTCAAAACAAACGGCTCCGCCAGGGCGTGCTCCATCCGCTCCCTCATCACTTGCGAGATGATTCCCGCAAGCGGCAGCGCCAACGTCAAGGTGGGCAAGACCAAGTGCCTGGGTTCGCCGGCGCCGCTGGCGGGAAGCAGACGGAGCGTGAACGCGAACAGCATGATCACCAACAGCCCGGACCAGAAGGTCGGCACCGACAGCGCGAGCAGTTCGAAGAATTGGGCCAAACGCCGCGCCATCGGCCTGCGCCCGGAGGTGAGCAGCGCCACTCCGACCGCCAGTGCGACGGCGAAGCCCACGGCTGCCACCGCGAACTGGGCGGTCGCGCCCAGTTCGGAGAGAATCACGGCGCTGACCGGAATCCCCCTCGAGTAGCTGGTGCCGAGGTCGCCCCGGACCACTCCCGCCAGGTAGGCGCCGTACTGCTCGATCAACGGCTTGTCCAGCCCCAAGTCGGCGGCGATCCGCGCCCGCAACTCCGGCGTGGCGTTGGTGATTCCAGCCATGATGGTGTCAAGCGGGTCGCCCGGAATCACGTTCACGACCAAGAACGCCAGGGTCACTGCCACCCACACCACGCCCAGCACGCCAGCGAGGCGCGGCAGGACGGCCTTCGCCACGGCCGCGCCCGCCCGCCGAGCCGCGAGGCCTGCCTGCGACGGCGCTGTGGCCGAGGGGGCCAAAGTGTTGGTTGAGGCGGTCACGCTGTTCGCTCCGATCCCGCCGCGACCGGCCCCAAGGGGTTGGCTGTCGCGCCCAAAGGGCTGGCGGCCACACGGGCCGCCAGGTCCTTAGCCGCCTCCGCCGCCAAGGGGTTGTCCAGCACCAGCCGGTCGCGCCTGAGGTGATCCGCGCTGCGGGAGCCGACCAGCAGGCTGGCGCCGGGCAGATCGGCTAGCAGCCAGGCGGCTAACGCCCAGACCGTCCGTTCGCGCGCGGACCCGGCGCCGGAGCCGTCTGGCTCCCCCTGCAGCCAGCCCAAACCGTGCTCTTCGGCCCAACTGGCCGCGATCTGCTCCAACCGACGCCAGCCGCTTGCGTCAAGGCCGTGGCCTGCCAGAGCCCAGTACGCGACGAACGGCACGCCGAGGTCTTCGGCCTGTTCCGCCACCACCCGGTTGGCGCGGTGGATCAGCGAATAGTGGCTTTGGACCGCCGCCAACCGCACCAGCGAGGCCGCCTGCGCAAGCTGGCCGGGAGTCGGTTCGCTGATGCCGACGTGGCCGATGACCCCCTGCTCGCGCAAGTCTTCCAACGCTCCCAATTGGTCCGCCAGCGGATAGTCCGGGTCCACCCGGTGCAAGTAGACCAGGTCCAACCGATCACGCCGCAGGCGCGAGCGGCTGGCGTGGACCTGCTGCCGCAAGTAATCGGGATGTCCCAAGACGCCCCAACGGCCCGGTCCCGGCCGCAGCATGCCCACTTTGGTCGCTACCAGGACCGGCGCCTCGGCGTCCAGCGCCTCCCCGATGATCCGCTCCGCGACTCCCGGCCCAAGCGAATCGGCCGTGTCGAGGTGGTTGTAGCCGGCCGCCACGGCATGGCGCACCAACTGCCGGGACCGATCCGGATCGGCAGGCTCCCCCCAGCCGTCGCCGCCGGTCAGGCGCGCCGTCCCGAACACCAACGGCGAGGTGGCGCGACCGGCGATCCGTACGGCGCCCACGGTTTGTCGTCCCATCGCAGCGCCAGTCTCACTTGGCCCAACGTGGGCGCAGCTCCCCGGCGTCCACGAACAGGTCCAGCTCATTGCCGGGCAGGGGCACCGGGCACAGGAAATGCGGGGAGAACGCGCACGGCGGCAACTCCGCCAGGTTGAAATCCAACACCGTGGCACCCCCGGTTTCGGGCGCCTCCGCCCGAAGGAACCTGAACGGCGGCGAGTCCGGGCTGTTCGACTGATCGCCGAAGACAATGTGATAGCGCCCGCGACCGCCGCGAGCGGCCAGGCGGTACGTCCGGTCCGCCATCTCAAAGGCAAACGACCCGCCCAACTCGACCGACTCCAGGAAGCCGTCGACATGGCCTTGGTCCACGCGTTCTCCCCTGGGCGCCGGCGTGAACCGGGCCGGGACCACCCAATCCGGGTCCCAGGCGGCCACGTCAACGCCGCTAAAGGAGCGCGCCTGATCACCTTTGGGGTCGAATACGCGCAACGCCAGCAGCCCGGCGCGCGCGTGCGGTTGAAAGCGCCTGCCATCCAGTTCGAAGCTTGTGCCGACCGGGAGGACGACTTCGTGGCCTTGGGGCCCCGCCAGCAGTTCGGCGCCTCCGTCCACGTTGGCGGCCTCCCCGCCCTCCACATCCGTCCCGAACACCTGAATGCCGTCGGTCCACCAGCGTCCGGGAACATCGGGGATAGAGCGGGGCAGGGCGTCCAACCACCAGGTCCCGCTCAGCGCGGCGGGGCCGAGCCGGTCTCCCCAATAGTCCTGGCGCCGCGACCGCCACTCCGCATAGGCCTTCGGAGCGGCCGCCTCCCCCGCCACAGCTGGCCGGCCCAGGCCCAACGTCAAACGGTTGGCCCAATTGAAGAACGCGGCGGCGTGGACCAGGTCGGCCAGTTCCAGGTCGCTCAGGCCGGCCGCCGCCAGCCGTTCGACGTCACGAGCGGTCAAGCCGATCGGCGTTAGGGTCAACGCGGCGGCCGCCCGCGCGATCAAGTCCCATCTTTCCGGCAAACCGGCGGCCTGGACGCCTAACTCCAACAGACGGTCGACCACGCCCTCCTCGCCCGAAT
This window of the Bifidobacteriaceae bacterium genome carries:
- a CDS encoding GNAT family N-acetyltransferase produces the protein MAYTQPRLLAPEDNLVGFRCGEPSLDRWLATRARSNQAAGFARTYATTAHGRVVGFYSLSASNVARSTAPGALRRNSPDPIPVILLGRLAVDVEHQGRGLGSQLLRDALARSARAATVVGVRALLVHAASADAAGFYTSFGFVASAVAPATLFLPMERIAASVPR
- a CDS encoding DUF1778 domain-containing protein, with product MSTVTKDQRLALRLTGREKSTIERAALVSGDTLTEFSVAAITDRAEEVLSNQPRFEVGADAWAEFTAALEAPPAPVPELAELFARPSLFE
- a CDS encoding DEAD/DEAH box helicase; protein product: MTFDRPAPALDRLEAGGFAGLGLPPHLLDVTRRLGFDEPTEIQTAAIPPLLAGRDIVGVAQTGTGKTAAFGLPLLDGIDRSLSRTQALVLAPTRELALQVAGAIEDLAQTSRGVRVAAVYGGAPYPPQKRALEAGAHIVVGTPGRVIDHLERGTFTLEDLRFLVLDEGDEMLRMGFAEEVETILSQAPEERQTALFSATMPPAIRATAERHLSNPLQVFGASGPAAAAGVDQRYAVVPFRHKVEALTRILAVSAADAAIVFVRTRADAEEIGQELIQRGINAAGISGDVTQRERERIVERLRNGALDVLVATDVAARGLDVDRIGLVVNFDLPREGESYVHRIGRTGRAGRAGIAFSFVTPAERGRLRSIERIAGGPLTEHPIPTAAQVAEHKYAALLSRVPERIAAGRLEIAHRAVTEALEGGADPVALAAALAALSVDDAAVSATSADDRELDTALAQLRSRDRGDRDQHRGAQGRGRDRARGRDSRDADRGRDGEYSRRPEGRRDAQRYWIGVGHGHGAAPGAIVGAITGETTLNGADLGRIEMFKNFSLVEIGAPISRDTMRHLAKTRVAGRALKIRPDIGPAR
- a CDS encoding ABC transporter substrate-binding protein codes for the protein MRHRIVALGAALALAALAGCADNGASPSAGAGTTGGGGQVASGEPEYGGTLVYLANTEPPTWDSFRVPSLNVNSINSSVFDTVIAQAEDGSYKPQLAESWEVSDDATVYTLKLKQGITFHDGTAFDAAVLKQNLDRAANEPDLSLSGTIKENKVIDDHTLEVTLAEPTGGFLHQLSTPHIPIYSGRVLSEHDSAEIGANPLLSVGTGPFKVADYEKGSKIVLERFEDYNWAPETWEHQGKAYLDRVEISFVPDTQSRVGSLNSGQADAIDQVPPLNIPEVEGAGNQILRKDNAGTPWYLALNPNIPPFDDRRVREAFRSSIDVQTLLNSVYGGEYIPAWSTVTPPTPPEGSYNEALEKSWSYDPDQAGDLLEEAGYADKDADGYYTKDGQRLHIDWYVNSLYAQTDQRDVLGEAIAAALNQVGWEVERHPFDTAAHSAALAKNEHNLADASRGFADPGTGIGILASRSDARKLADGINYGLVSDAKIDELYEVIRTSADSAARVEASRQAQAVIAEEAYAVPIYVPRKIVGAIPEVHGWKFDAVGYTDSFYDTWKEQ
- a CDS encoding acyl-CoA thioesterase/BAAT N-terminal domain-containing protein, which translates into the protein MAAHLTANPERALIDSDTQITITGLDPRALVLIEARVDAVDGSRWESGAYFLADDTGKIDLAQAVPIEGSYLVADPNGLVWSLALAPGSPSRQRSARFIENDLRAYEIHFRALVDGQEVAAAAVTREPVAAGVIREEVRDDGLVGTLFLPPGVGPHHLIVVVPGSDGGVPEPQAALYASHGFAALALGYFRFGDLLPETLEEIPLEYFGKAFAWAAAHPRLDTSKLIASGPSRGGELSLLLGAWFPETVTAVVSWVPSNYVNGGFAKVGSGLEPKPAWTWRGEPLPSRARPAAPEDAARREGAPHRDGVPVLSLVGLAGAAKAFGNDQDAAAEIAVEKTAGPVALVSGRDDALWPSAFYADWAVDRFRRKDFGHPVWHWSYERAGHSLGPANGPATGVIHNDAQTSGHAVHLGGEPTAIARARADVWPRVLAFIAGHFEGRPLTRLPALGPPAHAPALDHGV